One Williamwhitmania taraxaci DNA window includes the following coding sequences:
- a CDS encoding helix-turn-helix domain-containing protein, which translates to MAHINQEQRYVITLMLQQGKLQKEIALFINRSPSVISREIRRNRDAKTGIYESNVAQR; encoded by the coding sequence ATGGCGCACATCAACCAAGAGCAAAGGTATGTAATTACCCTCATGCTACAGCAAGGCAAGCTACAAAAAGAAATAGCCCTGTTTATCAACCGAAGCCCTTCCGTGATATCCCGGGAGATTCGCAGGAACAGGGATGCCAAAACGGGCATTTACGAGAGCAACGTGGCGCAGCG